The genomic DNA AGTTGCTTCTTCATTTTTATTGCAACTCGTAGTATTCTTATATCAGTTAGGACAATATCCCAGTGAAAAATATTCTTTAAGAGGTTCTTACTGTAATCTCTGGCCAGCATTGCAACAGCAAGAAACTCAACTTTATCAACGACAATCTCAACTTACACAACAATTAAGTAATTATCAACGAATCAAGCTTTCAGATCAGAATATAATTCCCAACTTAGAAGCACAAATTAAAGACATTGACATAAAAATCAGCGAGTTACAGACTCACTTATTCAAAAACCTTTGTCCTCCCAATGAAATCAACTTTCAATTGTGGTGGCGAGATCATTGGGAATACATTTTTATAGCATTTAGTGTAATCTTTATCTTTACACTATTAGTGGCTGGAACTTATTTACTCATCAGTGACCTAGCCAAAGAAGAAAATAAAGGTACACTCAATTTTCTTCGCCTCAGTCCCCAATCAGAAACCAGTATTTTAACTGGAAAAATGCTAGGTGTTCCCAGTTTAATTTATCTGTTTGTACTCACCGCTATTCCTCTACATTTTTGGGCGGGAAAATCAGCCAATATCGCCTCTAGTTACATTCTTGGTTACTACGCTATTCTCATTGGTTGCTGTGGTTTCTTTTATAGTGCAGCCTTGTTATATGGTTTAGTTAGTCGCTCGTTTAGCAGCTTTCAACCTTGGCTGGGTAGTGGTGGAGTTTTGTTATTCTTGTTTATGACAATGATCATAGCATCAAATTCTCCTCATCACAATGATTTTAATACTCCCTTAGCTTGGTTTAGGTTTTTTAGTCCTTGGGATATTTCCAATTATCTATTTCCCAATTTATTCAATAGATATAGAGATTCATCACTAGAACAAATACAGTTCTTCTACTTACCAATTGGCAAAAATGTAGCCAGTTTAATCGGATTTTACTTACTTAATTATGGAATCTGTGCCTATGGTGTATGGGCAGTAATTAAACGGTGTTTTCGCAATCATCAAACTACCATCTTGAGTAAAACCCAAAGTTATGTATTTATGGCGTTTACCCAAGTGATGTTTTTGGGCTTCATTATGCAAAAATTAGATGGTCGAAAAGGTGAAATTTTCGCCGCACTTATCATCATCAATGCTGCCTTAATGCTGAGTTTAATTTTTGTAATTTCACCGATTCGTCAAAATATCCAAGATTGGGCTAGATATCGCCATCAAAATCAGCCAAAACAACCTGTTTGGCAAGATTTAGTCTCAGGGGAAAAAAGCCCAGCTATCCTATCCGTCGCTGTTAACCTTGTCATTGCTGCCACACCTTTGATAATTTGGGTGGCAATTTTTCCCAAAGATTTATCTATCAACAATGGAGAACAAGGTAAAGCGTTACTTGCTCTAGCTTTATCTGTAGCTGTAATGCTTATTTATGCCAGCATTGCTCAATTAATGTTATTGATGAAAAACCCCAAACGTTATTTGTGGGCAGTTGGTAGTGTTGCAACATCTGTATTTCTACCATTGATTGTGTTCTCAGTTTTGAAAATTCAACCACATCAAAATCCCACTCCTTGGTTATTTTCTACTGTTCCTTGGGCTGCTGTAGAAGAAGCTACTCTAGGAACGATGTTTATGGCACTATTAGCTGATTTAACGGTTATTGCTTTGTTAAATTGGAGATTCAACAAACAAGTTCAAGTTTTAGGTGAGTCTGCAACTAAGGCATTATTAGCAAGCAGGTAGGTGAGTGGGTGATGGGGTGATGGGGTAAATGAATAACCTAATCACCAATCCCCTCTAGCAGTAATCATCGAGATAGTGTAAAAATATTCCTACTCAATAGATTCAAACAAAGAATTATGACCATGCTTCCTAAATTGCAAGGTGCGTTTGCTAACCGCAGTGTTCTCAAAGTAATTAGCGGTTTAAATAACTTTAATGCTGAAAGTGTTGCTGCTACTGTGAAAGCTGCTGAATTCGGTGGTGCAACCTTTGTTGATATTGCTGCTGATGCGGATTTAGTGAATTTAGCTAAGAGTTTAACCAGTCTGCCAGTTTGTGTTTCTGCGGTTGAACCAGAAAAGTTTGTTGCTGCTGTTGCTGCTGGTGCTGATTTGATTGAAATTGGTAATTTTGATGCTTTTTATGCCCAAGGACGCAGATTTGAGGCGGAAGAAGTTTTGGCGTTAACTCACCAAACCCGCGCTTTGTTACCAAACATCACTTTATCTGTGACTGTTCCCCACATTCTGACTTTGGATAAACAGGTACAACTAGCTGAAGACTTGGTAAAAGCTGGTGCTGATATCATCCAAACTGAAGGTGGTACTAGCAGCAAACCTGCTCACGCTGGTAGTTTGGGTTTGATTGAAAAGGCTGCACCTACTTTAGCTGCTGCTTATGAAATTTCCCGCGCTGTTTCTGTACCTGTGTTGTGTGCTTCTGGTATTTCTAATGTGACTGCACCTTTGGCTGTAGCTGCTGGTGCTGCTGGTGTGGGTGTGGGTTCTGCTATTAACCAACTCAACAGCGAAATTGCCATGATTGCGGCTGTACGTGGTTTGGTTGAAGCTTTGGCTACTGCTAATATTCGTACATTTGCATAAATATAAGGTGACAGGTGAGCCACTGTGGTGGACGGGTTTCCCGGCATAAACAAGTGGCGAACCCCTTTAGGGGTAACAGGTGACAGATAAAAATCTTGTCCTTCCCTGCTTCCTGTTCCCTTTAGCAAACTCTAGATACAAAAAACGCAGATGATTATAAAGGCTTTTTTGTCAAGAGTTGATTTGTACTATAAATGTTTTTAGATAAATTTGCCCCTAAAATTGGTGCGAGTAATATCTATTTTCTCTCAGTGTTTTTTGAAGATGATTTAAGTATAGATTTTGCAAATACTTGTATACAAAGGAGTTGAAAATGGCAATTTTTGATTTTTACAAAATTGCACACACTTACCCTGATTATGAAATTTTGAAAAATTATAGCAAATGCCGGAAACTATTGCAATACCGTGAGTAAATAAAAATAATTCTCAATAAAAAGTTAAAAAATGTTAAGAGAAAATGGTGGTAAGTTTTAAATATGTAAATGAAAATCAAATTAACATAAGTGAAAATTATAAATCTTCTCGGTGAGATACTTTAACCCCACACCCAACCCTCTCACCTTTATTGAAACTCAAGAGTAATTATTCTGTACAGAGTTTTCGGTTTATTATTTTAAGTGCTAATATCTAAATTTATTGTTATAAATCTTGCTTAAAAATGACTACAAATTCTCTTCCCCCTAACCCGTTTGTGGCGGCGGGAATGATTGAAGATTCCAGGTTGTTTGTTGGTCGTCAGGATGAGTTACAGCCTATGGTTTCCCGGATGACTGGCGCACAACCAACCAGTATTAATATATATGGTGATAAACGAATTGGTAAATCTTCTTTGCTGTTTCACTTTTGTCAGACCTGGGAACAGCGAGTACAAAACCCTAGCCGTTATGTGGTGGTTTATCTATCTTTGCGAAATGTTCAATGTCAAGCAGAAACTCAATTTTATCAAGCTATTGCTCAAGAGTTGCTGAGTTTTTCCAATGTGAATAATAATCAGGCTTTGAGTGACCCTTTGCGAGTTACACCCCTGGATAGGTCAGCTTTTTCTGAAGCCATGAAACAGTGGAAAAAAGAGGGTGTTTTACCTGTGTTGTGTTTGGATGACTTTCAAACGCTGTTTGAAAACAAGAGTGAATTTAACAATGGATTTTATGACAACTTGCGTTCCTTAATGGACAGCAACACCTTAATGTTAATTATTGCTTCCCAAAAAAAGTTAGATTTTTACAGCAAAAAGTATAAATTCACCTCTTCTTTTTTCAATTTGGGTCATGTCATCAAGTTAGTTGAACTCAAAGAAGATGAGGTAAAAGACTTGCTACTTCTACCAGCTAAAAATAACAATAATTTGCAACCTGCTTTGAGTATGGATGAACAGCGTTTAACTCAACAACTAGGGTTAAATCATCCTTTTTTACTACAAATAGCTGGTGGTTTGGTGTGTGAAGCACGTCAGCATGGGCATGATAAAGAATGGGTAAAAAAACGTTTTTATGATGAATCTAAACGTTTACCATCTCAATTAAATTCCCGAAGTTGGAAACGGCGAGTGCGTTGGTTAGTTTGGGATTTACCAGTGCGTTTGGGGAAAATTCCTAAATTTATTGGTGGTAGCGTAGATGATATTAGTAATTGGATTATTGGGTTAGTGATTTTATTTATGTTCGCTTTGGTTGTTGCGGGTGTGTTGAACTTGAATGAAGTTTGGGATTTTATCCGTAACAGTTTGGGTCTCAAGTAAAGTGTTTTAACGAAAATCTAATATCATGTCCAGGAAATTAGTTATCTTTACCACAGTCATTGCACCCCTCCCCTTAATCCCCTCCCCGCAAGCGGAGAGGGGAGACAAAGCGCAGCTTTGGCGGGGTGGGGTAATTCCGGGTTAATTATCAGTAATCAAGCGGACTTAACATAACACACCATTTCAATATTTATAGTCATAGGTTCAGTATTTGTCAAAAATCAAAGTTATCAACAGATTTATTTCCAGGTGCAAGGATGAGTCAAGAAAACACAAAAGAAAAGTCAATCGCTAAATTTAAAACTTATATAGGTGAATGTATCAGGTTATTCTATTGGATTTACTTCAAACCTTACACCTTTGAAAATTGGTTACGGGATATCCATCCAGAACTCAAGCCCAGAGATAACCCCTTTGATAAACAGGCTGAGTTCAGCACTAATCCCCGCTTACGTCGCTATGCTGAACAGGTTTTTTGGTTAACTGCCATAGTCCCAATATTGGCAACACTAATTGTCGCACCAATTTACACTCTAGCTAGTGGTGAAAACTTTAATTGGCTTCGCAGTTGCCCTTTTTTGTTGGGTTGGTTGATTGGTTTGATAGTTGTACGCGGTAATAGCAAAACTAGATTAGTTACTCTTGCTTTTTCCATCCTTATCATCTTCTTAGCATTTAGATTTTTATCAGGCGTGGCGGGAGGCGTGGCGGGAGGCGTGGCGGTAGGCGTGGCGGTAGGCGTGGCGGTAGGCGTGGCGGTAGGCGTGGCGGTAGGCGTGGCGGGAGGCGTGGCGGGAGGCGTGGCGGGAGGCGTGGCGGGAGGCGTGGCGGGAGGCGTGGCGGGAGGCGTGGCGGGAGGCGTGGCGGTAGGCGTGGCGGTAGGCGTGGCGGGAGGCGTGGCGGGAGGCGTGGCGGTAGGCGTGGCGGGAGGCGTGGCGGTAGGCGTGGCGTTCGGCGTGGCGTTCGGCGTGGCCTGGGTTTTAGGTGTGCTGCGGGTTTATTTTTGGTTGCCAGAAATATTATGGATGTTTACTTGTTGGTTAGGTTCTCGTTGGCAACCCCAGTCTATTAATTATTATTTACGTTTCACCCCCCCCTTTTTTGATGAACTGATTATTTTGCCTTTACCATTCTTAGATGAAATGATTTTTGAGACTTATAAAACTCATCCCCAGTTTGCTGAAGCAACTCTTGATTATTTAATTTCTTATACCAATCAGCAAAAACTAGCATCTAGGGTAATTATTGATATTAATGCAGATACTTTTATTCGTTTTCAAAGAGTTAGTGATATTATCGCCATTACTAATCAACCTATTCTGAAAATTTCCCAAACACCGAAAGGATTAGATAATATTTTACTGCCATTTTTAGAAATTAGTCAAGCTGTCAGAGCAGCAGATGAAGCTACTTCACCTTATCGTAAATCTGAATTATTAAATATTCCTATTAAAGATTTACAAGCACTCAAACAAAATCTCGCTTTTAATAGAAATTATGGATTCACTACTCAGTTTAGCAAAGTAGTGGAACGCTGGTTAAGCATTCTGGAAACAGGACAACGCACTTTAAAAGAACAAGCAGAAAAAACCCAAGAAATACCCCAAGTTTATATTGCTGGTAATTCCCTCGACCCAGAAACCGCCAAAAATCGTTTTAAAGGACGCATTGACATCTTTAGAGAAATTGAAAATTTGACACTTTCAGAACAACGACCAGTGTTATTACTTTTTGGTGGACGCAGAACCGGGAAAACTTCCGCCCTCAAATATTTACCCCACAGAATTGTACCCAATATAATTCCTTTATTAGTAGATTTGCAAGGAACAGCAGCAGCGACAACTTTAACAGGTTTAGCAAAAAATCTCGCCACACAAATTATTGAAGCTGGACAACGTTTACCCCGTAAAATATCATTACCTTATCCAGATAAGGAGGAATTAAAAAAAGATCCATTCCCCGCTTTACAAACTTGGTTTACAAATATAGAACGCAGTTATCCTGATAAAAAGTTTCTGCTTTGTTTGGATGAATTTGAACGTCTCAGCGAAGTTGTAGAAACCACAAACAGTCGTGCGCCTTTAAATTTTATTCGTAATATTATCCAACATCAACAAAAGTGGACTTTACTTTTTAGTGGTTCACATCAATTATCTGAACTTCCTGATTATTGGAGTGATTATTTAATAAATACTCGTGCTTTAAGAATGACTTACCTGCAAGAGTCAGAAGCACAAGAATTAATTTTAAAACCTGTGGAAGAATTTCCGGCAATTTATGAAGATGCTGCGGTAGATGGGATTATTAAATTAACTCACTGTCAACCATATTTAGTGCAGTTGGTGTGTTATGAATTGGTTGAATTAATTAACCGTGAAATTAGAGGAAATAGACGCGAACCGAAAACAGCAAAAGTCACTTATGAAGATGTTGAATTTATTATTGATACAGTTGTAGAAAGAGGTGATCAATATTTTCGGGAATTATGGACAAGTTTACAAGATAAAGACCGTGATTTTCTTAGACGTTTAATTTATGGTGAAACTTCCACCCAAAAAGATAAAGGAGTTATAAAAAAACTAATGCGAAAAGGAATTCTCACTCCCGCAGGTAATGATTTTCAAGTTTCTTTAGTAAAAAGATTTATAGAACAATTATTAGAGGAGGAGTAAAATCAATATCTTTCTCCACATCAGAGAGAGTTTGGGGAGAAGTTTTTCACCTCTCCCTTTTAACTGTCACCTGTTTTAACTGAAACAATCTTTCAACGCATAAATAACCTTATCTTGCTGTTCCTGTTTTAGTTCTGGGAACATGGGTAAAGAGATAACTTGATGACAGGCTTGCTCTGATATTGGTAGTTGTCCTGGTTGATAACCTAGACTTTCATATACTGGCTGTAAGTGTAAAGGACGAGGATAGTAAAGCATGGTACTTACTCCTTGATCTTGCAACTGAGTTCTTACCCAATCCCTATATTTGGAACTTGCACCATTTCTGTCTTCGCTAGAAACGCGGATGGTATATTGATTCCAAACGGCTTCCCCTCCTAGTAATTCTTGAGGAGGAATAATACCAGGAATTTGACTAAGGTATTGATAATAATAAGCACCTATTTGTTGCCTTTGTTTATTCCAAATGTCTAAATAGCGGAGTTTAATTTGCAGGATGACGGCTTGAATGGCATCTAAACGACTGTTGACTCCAATTTCTTCGTGAATATATCTGACTTTGCTGCCATGTTCTCGTAATACCCGTAGTTTAGCAGCGATCGCACTATCATTAGTTGTAATTGCACCCCCATCACCGCAACCACCAAGATTTTTTGTAGGATAAAAGCTAAAACAACCAATATGTCCGATACTACCAACCTTTTGATTATTCCAACTTGCACCGGTGGCTTGAGCGCAATCTTCAATTACTGCTAAATTATGATCTTGGGCGATCGCCATCAATGCAGTCATATCCACAGGTAAACCAAACAGGTGAACCGGGATAATAGCTTTAGTTTTAGGTGTAATAGCTGCGGCTATTTGGGTAACATCCAAATTAAAGGTAGTAGCATCAACATCTACAAAAACAGGTGTTGCACCCACAGCACTAATTACTTCAGTAGTAGCAAAAAAGCTGAAAGGTGAGGTAATAACTTCATCCCCTGCACCAATTTCTAAAGCACGCAAGGCTAAATATAAAGCATCAGTACCGGAATTACAGGCTACACATTCATCTACACCATGATAAGCCGCAAACTGTTGTTCAAACCCTTCTACCGCTGGACCACCAATATAACGTCCAGAACTGAGAACTTCTAGAACAGCATGACTAACTTCGGCTTCAATAGCTGCATATTGCTGTTTTATATCAAATGCGGGAACGGAATTTACACTTTGGATCATAGTTCTTATTTTATGGGGAGATACAAAAGATACCCTGTTAGGGGTGAGATTTGCTGTCTGAAGTTTGAATTTTTAATTATTGCTGTGTAGGCTGTTTTTAGTAGGATATCTCAGGATTTAGATCAACACATGGCGGATTTGATTAAATTAGATATTGTGGATTTGGTATTAGCTGTAGCTTTGATGGCGATCGCCATCGGTTTATCCGTCTGGGAAAAATTGGGACTAGAATTAAACTTAGCTATTGCCACCGGTAGAACCATCCTCCAACTGATAGTTTTAGGATACGTTTTAGACTTCATTTTTGCCGTTGATAATATTTGGGCAGTTGTGGGAATTTTAACAATCATTCTCACAATTACGGCGATTGTCGCACGAAATCGGATCAGCCCTAAACTTCCTCTGGTACTGCCTTTAGTTTGGGTAGTAATTTTTGTCAGTACATCCCTAATTTTGCTCTATACCAATTTTTTGATTATCCAACCTGAGCGATGGTATGAACCACGTTATTTAATTCCTCTTGGTGGTATATTAATCGGCAATGCCATGAATGCTGCCGCAGTAGCAGGAGAAAGGCTCGTCAGTGCCATCAATCAATTTCCGACAGAAATAGAAACACACCTCAGTTTAGGTGCAACACCCCAACAAGCTGTTAGTCAATACCGCAAAGACGCTATCAAAGCTGCATTTCTACCCACTTTGAATCAAATGATGCTGATTGGCATGGTGACAATACCGACTTTTACCAGTGGACAATTATTAGCTGGAGTATCCGCTTTAGAAGCAGTATCCTATGAAATTTTAATTATTTTTATGGTAGCTGTGGTTAATTTGTTAACGACTATTTTTGTAACTAAAGGTTTATCTCGTCAGTTTTTTAATGCTGCTATGCAGTTGGTAAGGTAAATATAAGGTGGAATTTATGCCCACAATTTGTAATTTTGAATCAGATCAATTTTGCTTTATTTGATAATTTGCTGACCTCAATTTGGAAATATAAAAAATGGCTACAGAATAAGTTTTTTAAAACTATAACTGTAGCCTTTTGACAATGTCACTTATCTATTGATAATTCAATCACTTCCATAATGAAAACCAGGTTTACTCATACCCATTAACAGTTGCTAGAGTCTGATGATAATTCCATTAGGTAGTCTGATATTACCAATACTAATTCTTAATTCCAATTATTAGAGACTCAAACCTGATTTGATTACTAATTAAAAATTAGTGATTATTCAGTAATTGATTTTTGATGTTTTTAATGTTACTTTAGTTTCCAACTAATTGTTAAAATTTCTTGTATTTGGGTTAAGGGTAGGTTTTTGAGCTTGTTCCCAACTCTCAAACACTGTATGAAACCCACTAACAATCATAGAAGCGCCAAATGTCAATAGAGAAATATACGTAATAATCCTGATTTTAAGTTCTATTTGCTGATTTCGCTTAACTAAGTGTTCATTTTCTGAGTTTTTCATAAATAAATGTGTGCTGCGGTAAATAACAATAAACAGCGGCTCGCCCCTGATAATATGAGGATACCCACAAACTGGAGCAAAGTATCAATGTCTAAGCTTTAATTCAATTAAACTGATGCAAATATTGGTAAGTATATTTGTTTTTCTTATAACTATTTTGATCAAGTAAACTGTGGCAATGGACTGTGTTTTGGTATTTCAGCAATCATCGGATCAATCAATAGTTGCGATTGTCTTGCAAATATCATCATCAGTGAATACAGCACTTCCGGCTGTTATGAGGTACAGTAGCAGCAACTAGCAAACCAGTTTCTTAAATGTTGAGGATTTATTAAGTCGAGTGCAACTGAGATTAGCTTATCAACCATTTCTGTTGTGGTTGGAGTAAAGCTACGTAAGAAAGATTTGAGTTGTGACCACCATAATTCAATTGGATTAAAATCAGGAGAGTATGAGGATAAACAAAGAACTGAAGCACCAACAGCTTCAATCATTGACACAATTGAATCTCGTTTATGTGCGGATAAATTATCCATTACTACTACTGCTCCCGACCATAACTGTGGCACTAAAAACTTTTCAACAAATACTTCAAAAGCGTTGCCATCCATTGAATCATTCATTGTCATTAATGCAACTACTTTTTTAATACTAATAGCTCCAATTACTGTAACCTTTGAGCCTCGATAAAAGGGTTTGACAGAGTAAGCTCTTGCTCCTAGTTGTGAGCGGGCATGAGTCCTCGTTAAGCCAAGTAGGATACCAGTTTCGTCCAGAAATACTAAATTTTCTGGCTCTATATTTTTGACCTGATCCCAATAATCTAATCTTAAATTCAGAACTCTTTCTGTTCCTGCTTGGGTACTCCGCGTTGTTTTTTTTTTACGATTTAATCCTAATTTCTGTAATGCAGAACACATTGCACTTCGACCTACCCAATTACCAGTTTTATCTGCAAATAATTCACACAATTCTATCAATGTTGCATCCGAATTTGCTTCAACCAATTCTCTTAAATCTATGTCCGCATTTGTCAGATGACTAAATTGTGGTTTTCCTCGCTTCTTGGGTTGTAAATCTCCATCAATTTTTTGTTGTTTTACCAGCTTTTGTACTAAACTTTTTGACACAGAAAATATATTAGCTACTTTCCTGATTGATATGTTTTTTTGAATATGCGCAGCAACTATTTTTTCTCGAAGATCCACAGAGTATGATTTCATTTAAAAGCATTTGTATTTTAATCTAGTGTACCTCATTACAGCCGGAAGTGCTGTAACCTCAAAAATAGTCATGGAACTGGGAAGAAATATTGCTCATTTTTTGATTTTTATGCTATTGTTAGTTACTGAATGAAAATTCAAATACTAAAACTGACTTTCCTGTAGTTTTTGTGGTAGGGATTACCGAACATATATAAGTTCACCACTAACTGACAAGGGTAAAATATGGTAAACTAAGAAAGTTAAGACTAGCTTTACCAACTATAAAGACCTACGCACCAGTAATAATTACCAGCCGGAAAGCAGTTTTAATCAAGCATTTACTCAAATAAAATCTGAACTACATACATATTTATGACTCAACAAGTGATTCACCCCATGGTGAAATTGCAACGTAATATGCAATCACTCGTAGAATCCGACATTATTAAGACTACGGATAGCATCTGGAAAATTGCCTTACTCTATGGCGATGATTGGCAGCATTGGAAACGGGAACTACTAGATTTTGGTTTTAGTATGCAAGACCCCATTGGCGATTTATTAGCGGTAGAAACTTGGGACGAAGATTAGAAATAATGGGAAGT from Okeanomitos corallinicola TIOX110 includes the following:
- a CDS encoding ABC transporter permease subunit yields the protein MMLNFIDRVGEWNPQLFRELKGRLKPLNVLLAVASSFLLQLVVFLYQLGQYPSEKYSLRGSYCNLWPALQQQETQLYQRQSQLTQQLSNYQRIKLSDQNIIPNLEAQIKDIDIKISELQTHLFKNLCPPNEINFQLWWRDHWEYIFIAFSVIFIFTLLVAGTYLLISDLAKEENKGTLNFLRLSPQSETSILTGKMLGVPSLIYLFVLTAIPLHFWAGKSANIASSYILGYYAILIGCCGFFYSAALLYGLVSRSFSSFQPWLGSGGVLLFLFMTMIIASNSPHHNDFNTPLAWFRFFSPWDISNYLFPNLFNRYRDSSLEQIQFFYLPIGKNVASLIGFYLLNYGICAYGVWAVIKRCFRNHQTTILSKTQSYVFMAFTQVMFLGFIMQKLDGRKGEIFAALIIINAALMLSLIFVISPIRQNIQDWARYRHQNQPKQPVWQDLVSGEKSPAILSVAVNLVIAATPLIIWVAIFPKDLSINNGEQGKALLALALSVAVMLIYASIAQLMLLMKNPKRYLWAVGSVATSVFLPLIVFSVLKIQPHQNPTPWLFSTVPWAAVEEATLGTMFMALLADLTVIALLNWRFNKQVQVLGESATKALLASR
- a CDS encoding DUF561 domain-containing protein; the encoded protein is MTMLPKLQGAFANRSVLKVISGLNNFNAESVAATVKAAEFGGATFVDIAADADLVNLAKSLTSLPVCVSAVEPEKFVAAVAAGADLIEIGNFDAFYAQGRRFEAEEVLALTHQTRALLPNITLSVTVPHILTLDKQVQLAEDLVKAGADIIQTEGGTSSKPAHAGSLGLIEKAAPTLAAAYEISRAVSVPVLCASGISNVTAPLAVAAGAAGVGVGSAINQLNSEIAMIAAVRGLVEALATANIRTFA
- a CDS encoding ATP-binding protein, which gives rise to MTTNSLPPNPFVAAGMIEDSRLFVGRQDELQPMVSRMTGAQPTSINIYGDKRIGKSSLLFHFCQTWEQRVQNPSRYVVVYLSLRNVQCQAETQFYQAIAQELLSFSNVNNNQALSDPLRVTPLDRSAFSEAMKQWKKEGVLPVLCLDDFQTLFENKSEFNNGFYDNLRSLMDSNTLMLIIASQKKLDFYSKKYKFTSSFFNLGHVIKLVELKEDEVKDLLLLPAKNNNNLQPALSMDEQRLTQQLGLNHPFLLQIAGGLVCEARQHGHDKEWVKKRFYDESKRLPSQLNSRSWKRRVRWLVWDLPVRLGKIPKFIGGSVDDISNWIIGLVILFMFALVVAGVLNLNEVWDFIRNSLGLK
- a CDS encoding AAA family ATPase, which produces MSQENTKEKSIAKFKTYIGECIRLFYWIYFKPYTFENWLRDIHPELKPRDNPFDKQAEFSTNPRLRRYAEQVFWLTAIVPILATLIVAPIYTLASGENFNWLRSCPFLLGWLIGLIVVRGNSKTRLVTLAFSILIIFLAFRFLSGVAGGVAGGVAVGVAVGVAVGVAVGVAVGVAGGVAGGVAGGVAGGVAGGVAGGVAGGVAVGVAVGVAGGVAGGVAVGVAGGVAVGVAFGVAFGVAWVLGVLRVYFWLPEILWMFTCWLGSRWQPQSINYYLRFTPPFFDELIILPLPFLDEMIFETYKTHPQFAEATLDYLISYTNQQKLASRVIIDINADTFIRFQRVSDIIAITNQPILKISQTPKGLDNILLPFLEISQAVRAADEATSPYRKSELLNIPIKDLQALKQNLAFNRNYGFTTQFSKVVERWLSILETGQRTLKEQAEKTQEIPQVYIAGNSLDPETAKNRFKGRIDIFREIENLTLSEQRPVLLLFGGRRTGKTSALKYLPHRIVPNIIPLLVDLQGTAAATTLTGLAKNLATQIIEAGQRLPRKISLPYPDKEELKKDPFPALQTWFTNIERSYPDKKFLLCLDEFERLSEVVETTNSRAPLNFIRNIIQHQQKWTLLFSGSHQLSELPDYWSDYLINTRALRMTYLQESEAQELILKPVEEFPAIYEDAAVDGIIKLTHCQPYLVQLVCYELVELINREIRGNRREPKTAKVTYEDVEFIIDTVVERGDQYFRELWTSLQDKDRDFLRRLIYGETSTQKDKGVIKKLMRKGILTPAGNDFQVSLVKRFIEQLLEEE
- a CDS encoding DegT/DnrJ/EryC1/StrS family aminotransferase, with translation MIQSVNSVPAFDIKQQYAAIEAEVSHAVLEVLSSGRYIGGPAVEGFEQQFAAYHGVDECVACNSGTDALYLALRALEIGAGDEVITSPFSFFATTEVISAVGATPVFVDVDATTFNLDVTQIAAAITPKTKAIIPVHLFGLPVDMTALMAIAQDHNLAVIEDCAQATGASWNNQKVGSIGHIGCFSFYPTKNLGGCGDGGAITTNDSAIAAKLRVLREHGSKVRYIHEEIGVNSRLDAIQAVILQIKLRYLDIWNKQRQQIGAYYYQYLSQIPGIIPPQELLGGEAVWNQYTIRVSSEDRNGASSKYRDWVRTQLQDQGVSTMLYYPRPLHLQPVYESLGYQPGQLPISEQACHQVISLPMFPELKQEQQDKVIYALKDCFS
- the fetB gene encoding iron export ABC transporter permease subunit FetB, which produces MADLIKLDIVDLVLAVALMAIAIGLSVWEKLGLELNLAIATGRTILQLIVLGYVLDFIFAVDNIWAVVGILTIILTITAIVARNRISPKLPLVLPLVWVVIFVSTSLILLYTNFLIIQPERWYEPRYLIPLGGILIGNAMNAAAVAGERLVSAINQFPTEIETHLSLGATPQQAVSQYRKDAIKAAFLPTLNQMMLIGMVTIPTFTSGQLLAGVSALEAVSYEILIIFMVAVVNLLTTIFVTKGLSRQFFNAAMQLVR
- a CDS encoding IS630 family transposase — its product is MKSYSVDLREKIVAAHIQKNISIRKVANIFSVSKSLVQKLVKQQKIDGDLQPKKRGKPQFSHLTNADIDLRELVEANSDATLIELCELFADKTGNWVGRSAMCSALQKLGLNRKKKTTRSTQAGTERVLNLRLDYWDQVKNIEPENLVFLDETGILLGLTRTHARSQLGARAYSVKPFYRGSKVTVIGAISIKKVVALMTMNDSMDGNAFEVFVEKFLVPQLWSGAVVVMDNLSAHKRDSIVSMIEAVGASVLCLSSYSPDFNPIELWWSQLKSFLRSFTPTTTEMVDKLISVALDLINPQHLRNWFASCCYCTS
- a CDS encoding DUF4327 family protein, with product MTQQVIHPMVKLQRNMQSLVESDIIKTTDSIWKIALLYGDDWQHWKRELLDFGFSMQDPIGDLLAVETWDED